In Carassius gibelio isolate Cgi1373 ecotype wild population from Czech Republic chromosome B17, carGib1.2-hapl.c, whole genome shotgun sequence, a single window of DNA contains:
- the LOC127975773 gene encoding leucine-rich repeat and fibronectin type-III domain-containing protein 5-like: protein MEKLLVCLLVIGMAVKAQICPKRCVCQVLSPNLATLCAKKGLLFVPPNIDRHTVELRLADNFVTSIKRKDLANMTKLVDLTLSRNTISFITPHAFADLENLRALHLDHNRLTRITNDTFSGMSKLHHLILNNNQLTLIHMGTFNDLLALEELDLSYNNLETIPWEAIQKMTSLHTLSLDHNMIEYIPEGTFSLLQKLNRLDVTSNKLQKLPPDPLFQRAQVLATSGIMNPSSFALSFGGNPLHCNCELLWLRRLNREDDLETCATPLHLSGRYFWSIPEEEFLCEPPLITRHSHEMRVLEGQRVALKCKARGDPEPAIHWISPDGKLVSNSSRTLVYNNGTLDILISTVKDTGSFTCISSNPAGEAHQTIELVIIKLPHISNSTNNIQEPDPGSSDISTSTRAGANGGNHTGDAKTTSDKRVVMAEATSSTALIKFNFQRNIPGIRMFQIQYNGTYDDSLVYRMIPPTSKNFLVNNLAAGTQYDLCVLAIYDDGITSLTATRVVGCVQFTTESEYLRCHFMQSQFLGGTMIIIIGGIIVASVLIFIIILMIRYKVCNSGDSTKGTSVTDVHSQTNGAQSQGCTVTPSVSKQAALSLEEGEGCKQSSAMPLPPPPDSQTHTSETSIPDCSTSTSLVSQSWTTPGSSGSLKPKRKPAPKPVPVACTEPKVEALLNAETQNTNRNNSTALQQPVPTPPPPPSRFKDTPILRRACPSSSKYMTLPVEGARAKRRYSLNENLSKHHCYIGSQKMGNVFCKRSMSVNGMLVQMANSNLDSEKSAFSSSEWILESTV, encoded by the exons ATGGAAAAACTGCTTGTCTGCTTGTTGGTTATCGGAATGGCAGTGAAGGCCCAGATCTGTCCCAAGCGCTGCGTCTGTCAAGTTTTATCCCCCAACCTCGCAACACTCTGTGCCAAAAAAGGACTGCTCTTTGTTCCGCCCAACATCGACAGGCACACAGTGGAGCTCCGGCTAGCGGATAACTTTGTCACCAGCATAAAACGGAAAGACTTGGCCAACATGACCAAGCTGGTGGACCTTACTTTGTCTAGGAATACAATAAGCTTCATCACTCCACATGCGTTTGCGGACTTGGAGAACCTACGAGCCTTGCATCTAGACCACAACCGGTTGACGCGAATAACCAACGATACCTTCAGTGGCATGTCTAAGCTGCATCACCTGATTCTGAACAACAACCAACTGACCCTCATCCACATGGGAACCTTTAACGACCTACTAGCCCTCGAAGAACTGGACTTATCCTACAACAACTTGGAGACCATCCCCTGGGAGGCCATTCAAAAGATGACCAGCCTACACACTCTTAGTCTGGACCACAACATGATCGAATACATTCCTGAGGGGACTTTTTCCCTCCTACAGAAGCTCAACCGCTTGGACGTGACCTCCAACAAGCTCCAGAAGCTTCCGCCGGACCCACTTTTCCAGCGGGCGCAGGTTCTGGCTACGTCTGGCATAATGAATCCCTCCTCTTTTGCTCTGAGCTTTGGAGGGAATCCTTTACACTGCAACTGTGAGCTTCTGTGGCTTCGGCGGCTCAATCGCGAGGATGACCTGGAGACCTGTGCCACACCTTTGCACCTCTCTGGACGCTATTTCTGGTCCATCCCGGAGGAGGAGTTCCTTTGTGAGCCACCCCTCATCACCCGCCACTCTCACGAGATgagggtcctggagggccaacggGTTGCGTTGAAGTGCAAAGCTAGGGGAGATCCAGAACCTGCCATTCACTGGATATCTCCCGATGGGAAGTTGGTTTCAAACTCGTCTCGCACGCTGGTTTACAACAATGGCACGTTGGACATTCTGATAAGCACAGTAAAGGACACAGGCTCTTTCACGTGCATTTCCTCGAATCCCGCTGGGGAGGCTCACCAGACCATTGAGCTCGTCATCATCAAGCTTCCACACATTAGCAACAGCACTAATAACATCCAGGAGCCTGACCCAGGCTCTTCTGACATCTCCACTTCGACAAGGGCAGGAGCAAATGGCGGCAACCACACTGGCGATGCCAAGACCACCTCCGATAAGAGGGTGGTTATGGCAGAAGCCACCTCGTCCACAGCACTCATCAAATTTAACTTCCAGAGGAATATACCTGGAATACGCATGTTTCAGATTCAGTATAATGGAACCTATGATGACTCTCTTGTTTACAG AATGATTCCCCCAACGAGTAAAAACTTCCTGGTGAATAACCTGGCCGCCGGGACGCAGTACGATCTCTGCGTGCTGGCCATTTACGACGACGGCATAACCTCCCTGACGGCTACGCGGGTTGTGGGCTGCGTGCAGTTCACCACCGAATCTGAATATCTGCGCTGCCACTTCATGCAATCCCAGTTCTTGGGCGGCACTATGATCATCATCATCGGGGGCATAATCGTCGCCTCcgtcctcatcttcatcatcatcctcatgatCCGCTACAAGGTGTGCAACAGCGGCGACTCCACCAAGGGGACCTCGGTCACCGACGTGCACTCGCAAACCAACGGGGCACAATCCCAGGGCTGTACCGTCACACCGTCTGTGTCCAAACAAGCTGCTTTGAGCTTGGAGGAGGGCGAGGGGTGTAAACAGAGCTCCGCCATGCCTCTTCCTCCGCCTCCAGATTCCCAAACCCACACCTCAGAAACCTCCATCCCAGACTGCTCCACCTCCACTTCCCTGGTAAGCCAAAGCTGGACGACTCCCGGCTCTTCAGGATCACTAAAGCCAAAGCGCAAACCAGCGCCAAAGCCTGTCCCAGTGGCCTGCACCGAGCCCAAAGTAGAGGCACTGCTGAACGCAGAGACGCAAAACACCAACCGCAACAACTCCACCGCTCTTCAGCAGCCGGTCCCAACCCCTCCGCCCCCTCCATCCCGCTTCAAAGACACTCCGATTTTAAGGAGGGCTTGTCCGTCTTCGTCCAAGTATATGACACTGCCCGTGGAAGGAGCACGGGCTAAACGCAGGTACTCTTTGAACGAGAACCTGTCGAAACATCACTGCTACATTGGCTCGCAGAAGATGGGCAATGTGTTTTGCAAGCGGAGTATGTCCGTGAACGGAATGCTAGTCCAAATGGCAAACTCAAATCTAGACAGTGAGAAATCTGCATTTTCCAGTTCAGAGTGGATTCTAGAGAGCACCGTGTGA